The following proteins are co-located in the Halictus rubicundus isolate RS-2024b chromosome 1, iyHalRubi1_principal, whole genome shotgun sequence genome:
- the LOC143361018 gene encoding 28 kDa heat- and acid-stable phosphoprotein has product MPRGKYVSHKGRNRHFTSPEELEEQRRQEEKKLQWRKNKGEESEEEEEEPKASPTSGSDSDSESDSDSESKGEGKAKGVENLIQVENPNRVQKKTKKLSTLNQALDSAKPELSRREREQLEKQKAYANYQKLHAAGKTDEARADLARLAIVKQQREEAAKKRELEKKQKELAQQKKTELTQKALGKKS; this is encoded by the exons ATGCCGCGCG GTAAATATGTCAGTCACAAGGGCCGTAATCGTCACTTTACCAGCCCGGAAGAGTTGGAGGAGCAACGACGCCAGGAGGAAAAAAAGCTCCAATGGAGA AAGAACAAAGGTGAAGAGagcgaagaagaggaagaagagccGAAAGCTTCTCCGACCAGTGGCTCGGACAGTGATAGTGAAAGCGATTCTGACTCTGAATCTAAAGGAGag GGAAAGGCAaagggtgtagaaaatttaattcAAGTTGAAAATCCAAATAGGGTAcaaaagaaaacaaagaaattATCCACGTTAAATCAAGCCTTAGACTCTGCGAAACCAGAGTTGTCTCGAAGAGAAAG GGAGCAATTAGAAAAACAAAAGGCTTACGCGAATTACCAGAAACTACACGCGGCAGGTAAAACCGATGAAGCTCGCGCGGATTTAGCACGATTAGCCATAGTTAAACAACAACGGGAGGAGGCGGCCAAAAAACGAGAACTCGAAAAGAAGCAGAAGGAACTCGCCCAGCAAAAGAAAACGGAATTGACGCAGAAAGCCCTCGGCAAAAAGTCCTAG
- the Frj gene encoding membrane bound O-acyltransferase domain containing farjavit, translated as MFWSDVFYVVLLVACVFIGKVYRQIENVQAKQWACTSLGFLLTTIVSGSHVIHPVISTVINAIIITKLSPKKCHLASFFFSFFYLLFIFRLGEYIGLPESPSHTNLVLMILTLKLSGLAFEINAASTQSPDDDPQGVNSEAIKNIGFVDVFHYGFSYMGVLTGPYYRYRTYWDHLHRPFFKYADPEPLTYFKLKQTGILILFYLLMSAVFPTRYVTTEAFVEQSFLVRYFYMYPTFFSFKLRMYIGMALAECACQMAGLGAYPVEATPVIGLGPRDYKAIQAMSNEPEKLKHLEYNFDTVYNMNVTKLETCHSTRTAMKSWNACIQYWMGVYVYKRFPYKSLRMFATFTLSAAWHGWQAGYYFCICQIPLFLISEDIGMKFYNQSKEGSLERRVWQLILWYEKTTCMAYLGVAFLLLGLEESIQYYKSIYFGGHILAIMLYVVFRCLKPIILKPKAVDSKHKDN; from the exons ATGTTTTGGTCGGATGTGTTCTACGTGGTGTTACTTGTGGCCTGTGTATTTATCGGAAAGGTCTACCGACAAATAGAAAATGTTCAGGCGAAGCAATGGGCGTGCACGAGTCTCGGCTTCCTTCTGACCACGATAGTTTCTGGAAGTCATGTAATTCATCCTGTAATCAGTACCGTGATTAACGCGATTATTATAACCAAGCTCTCTCCAAA aaaatgtCATCTGGCAAGCTTCTTTTTTTCATTCTTCTACCTACTGTTTATATTCCGTTTAGGGGAATATATTGGTCTACCAGAATCTCCATCCCACACAAACCTTGTGCTCATGATATTAACACTAAAATTATCTGGACTAGCCTTCGAGATCAATGCAGCTTCCACTCAATCACCCGATGACGATCCGCAAGGAGTAAATTCTgaggcaataaaaaatataggattTGTAGATGTGTTTCACTACGGCTTCAGCTACATGGGAGTCCTGACCG GTCCCTACTACCGATACAGAACATACTGGGACCATTTGCACAGGCCGTTCTTTAAATATGCGGACCCTGAGCCTCTCACATACTTCAAGCTCAAGCAAACCGGGATCTTGATTTTGTTTTATCTTCTGATGAGTGCAGTATTTCCCACCAGA TATGTCACTACAGAGGCATTCGTGGAACAGTCTTTTCTTGTCAGATACTTTTACATGTATCCCACGTTCTTCAGTTTCAAATTAAGAATGTATATCGGTATGGCCTTGGCCGAATGTGCTTGCCAAATGGCTGGGCTTGGAGCGTATCCTGTGGAGGCCACCCCTGTGATAGGCCTAGGACCTCGGGATTACAAGGCCATTCAGGCTAT GTCAAACGAACCTGAAAAATTGAAGCACCTAGAGTACAATTTTGATACTGTATATAACATGAACGTGACGAAGCTGGAGACGTGTCACTCGACGAGGACCGCCATGAAGTCCTGGAACGCTTGCATCCAGTACTGGATGGGCGTTTATGTATATAAAAGGTTTCCGTACAAAAGTTTGCGAATGTTTGCAACATTCACGCTCTCGGCTGCCTGGCACGGTTGGCAAGCCGGTTACTACTTTTGCATTTGCCAAATTCCTTTGTTCTTGATCAGCGAAGACATTGGAATGAAATTCTACAATCAGAGCAAGGAGGGTAGTTTG GAGAGGCGGGTATGGCAACTAATCCTGTGGTACGAGAAAACAACCTGCATGGCATATTTAGGAGTAGCATTCCTATTGCTGGGACTGGAAGAGTcgatacaatattacaaaagcATATACTTTGGAGGTCATATACTAGCGATAATGTTGTACGTAGTATTCCGCTGTTTAAAACCAATTATTCTAAAACCGAAAGCCGTAGATAGTAAGCACAAGGACAACTAG